A part of Helicobacter fennelliae genomic DNA contains:
- a CDS encoding AAA family ATPase — protein MFIQKITICNLFAYYGEVSVLFNKLPNKRLYCIYGDNGFGKTSFIRCAKLLFAGVGLEENSVPGIISRFAKHKIALATKFLKGDNNWRGILNENAINEAKEQFFVQFEGKLDDRNFILQRSFENIYTQPEEKLLLKIDGEYFYNQEAQDYINKILPPNFVEFFFFDGEEIENISENLRSELRDKIEEILQIKPLDIIIKQAEEIKEKLRDSQNEDEKLKGELQAKKLELQAKKQEFENHTESLKIVEQDINEKQNKINQKILQHQKLGMEFSNEIKELQNDKDIIDENIASLKSSLKEELKSIIFLGNKEICKKLENELENLKNSVQNDDLEALKRLMPDIREIASKEITNLEHLEHQDKIKQLFENILEQLPKKLQQRNIISSFIPSDKIGSLGVSLAKLENNQLASDIQKIKESKNQQTKIFDALNHLNSDDYVKSRQEEIEKEIENLTNKKDEKEQQKDKIKESLKDLEKQKEELQRSIYNLEQNINTERVDKKLKILENLCVAIQAYKNKLINTLRGELKNKIIENYKLLLPNDNITDLSIDESFAMRLNNNKGETIVVESQSSGQKQILAISIFWALNELSRSQIPLIIDTPLSRIDAKNRANIIQNYYAKNQQVIILPHSGEMSLKEYEYAKPYLAGLYKIENNDDRSHATIKVAVDIEEIL, from the coding sequence ATGTTTATACAAAAGATAACTATTTGTAATTTATTTGCCTACTATGGTGAAGTGAGCGTTTTATTTAATAAATTACCAAACAAAAGATTATATTGTATTTATGGTGATAATGGCTTTGGCAAAACAAGCTTTATTCGTTGCGCAAAATTGCTTTTTGCTGGTGTTGGATTGGAAGAAAATAGCGTCCCTGGTATTATTTCACGATTTGCAAAACATAAGATTGCTTTAGCAACTAAGTTTCTTAAGGGCGATAATAATTGGCGCGGAATTTTAAATGAAAATGCCATCAATGAGGCTAAAGAACAATTCTTTGTGCAGTTTGAAGGAAAATTAGATGATAGAAATTTTATATTGCAAAGATCATTTGAAAATATATACACTCAACCAGAAGAAAAATTATTGTTAAAAATTGATGGTGAATATTTTTACAACCAAGAAGCGCAAGACTATATCAATAAGATTCTACCACCAAACTTTGTGGAATTTTTCTTTTTTGATGGTGAAGAGATTGAAAATATTAGTGAAAATTTGCGCAGTGAATTACGCGATAAAATCGAGGAAATTTTACAGATCAAACCTCTAGATATTATTATCAAACAAGCCGAAGAAATTAAAGAAAAACTTAGAGATAGCCAAAACGAAGATGAAAAATTAAAAGGTGAGTTGCAAGCCAAAAAATTAGAACTTCAAGCAAAAAAACAAGAGTTTGAAAACCACACCGAAAGTCTCAAAATAGTAGAACAAGATATTAATGAAAAACAAAATAAGATCAATCAGAAAATATTACAACATCAAAAACTTGGTATGGAATTTAGTAACGAAATAAAAGAATTGCAAAATGACAAAGATATCATAGATGAAAATATAGCAAGCTTAAAAAGTTCATTGAAGGAAGAACTAAAATCTATAATTTTTCTAGGCAATAAAGAAATTTGTAAAAAGCTTGAAAATGAACTTGAAAATTTAAAAAATAGCGTACAAAATGATGATTTAGAGGCGCTTAAAAGACTTATGCCAGACATAAGAGAAATAGCGAGTAAGGAAATAACAAATTTGGAGCATCTAGAACACCAAGATAAAATCAAACAACTTTTTGAAAATATTTTAGAACAATTACCTAAGAAGTTACAACAAAGAAATATTATAAGCTCATTTATTCCAAGTGATAAAATAGGATCGCTTGGGGTATCACTTGCAAAGTTAGAGAATAATCAACTTGCAAGTGATATTCAAAAGATAAAAGAATCTAAAAATCAACAAACAAAAATCTTTGATGCGCTAAATCATCTTAATAGTGATGATTATGTAAAATCTAGGCAAGAAGAAATAGAAAAAGAAATAGAGAATCTCACCAACAAAAAAGATGAAAAAGAACAGCAAAAAGATAAGATAAAAGAAAGTCTAAAGGATTTAGAAAAACAAAAAGAAGAATTGCAAAGGAGTATTTATAATCTCGAACAAAATATTAATACAGAACGAGTCGATAAAAAATTAAAGATTTTGGAGAATCTTTGTGTAGCGATTCAAGCTTATAAAAATAAACTAATTAATACCTTGCGAGGTGAATTAAAAAATAAAATAATAGAAAACTACAAACTTCTTTTACCCAATGACAATATTACTGATTTAAGCATCGATGAAAGCTTTGCTATGCGCCTAAACAACAATAAAGGTGAAACAATTGTTGTTGAGAGTCAAAGTAGTGGACAAAAACAAATTTTAGCCATATCAATATTTTGGGCTCTGAATGAATTGTCACGCTCACAAATTCCACTTATCATTGATACTCCTTTAAGTAGAATCGATGCCAAAAATCGTGCAAATATTATCCAAAACTATTATGCCAAAAACCAACAAGTGATTATCTTACCACACAGTGGAGAAATGAGTCTAAAAGAATACGAATATGCAAAACCCTACTTGGCAGGACTTTATAAAATCGAGAATAACGATGACAGAAGCCACGCTACAATAAAAGTCGCTGTAGATATAGAAGAAATATTATAA